Proteins co-encoded in one Kribbella qitaiheensis genomic window:
- a CDS encoding IS3 family transposase (programmed frameshift) produces MPRPKKNFTPEYREEAVKSVIETSRSVTQVARELGINPGTLSNWVSAFKRDHAGEEPALSMDERARLRELERETRELRMENEFLKKAAGILCQGSSLSEKFEFIDAEYANRLTRENGNAPSIVKMCRWLEVKRSSFNDWRSRPMSATARRQGELKLIIVKSFEESDETYGYRRVHADLVAWGVTCGLELVRKLMRELGLEPCQPRPWRHCLTEQDGQAGPIPDLVDRDFTADAPGHKMVGDITYVSTWEGWLYLATVLDCHTKAVIGWAMDDNYKTPLIEAAIDMAVRNHDLVDGAIFHSDRGSNYTSAQFAATLKNNNLRQSVGRTGICYDNAMAESFFGALKNERTHRTEYPTRDHARRDIARYIELRYNTKRRHSGLGYRTPQQAHDDYLETQSAA; encoded by the exons TTGCCGCGTCCGAAGAAGAATTTCACTCCTGAGTATCGGGAGGAAGCTGTGAAGTCGGTGATTGAGACTTCACGTTCTGTCACTCAGGTCGCGAGAGAGCTCGGCATCAACCCGGGAACCCTCAGTAACTGGGTGAGCGCCTTTAAGCGAGACCATGCCGGCGAGGAACCGGCATTGAGCATGGACGAGCGTGCGCGGCTCCGCGAGCTGGAGCGGGAGACGCGAGAACTCCGGATGGAAAACGAGTTCCTAAAAAAAGCCGCAG GCATACTTTGCCAAGGATCATCGTTGAGCGAAAAGTTCGAGTTCATCGATGCGGAGTATGCCAACAGGTTGACCCGAGAGAACGGAAATGCGCCGTCGATTGTGAAGATGTGCCGGTGGCTCGAGGTGAAACGGTCCAGTTTCAATGATTGGCGGAGCCGTCCGATGTCGGCGACTGCGCGCCGCCAAGGCGAACTCAAGCTGATCATCGTCAAGTCGTTCGAAGAGTCCGACGAGACCTACGGGTACCGGCGGGTGCATGCCGACCTGGTGGCCTGGGGTGTGACCTGTGGGCTGGAGTTGGTGCGCAAGCTCATGCGTGAGTTGGGTTTGGAGCCGTGCCAGCCGCGGCCGTGGCGGCACTGTCTGACCGAGCAGGATGGCCAGGCCGGCCCGATCCCGGATCTGGTAGATCGGGACTTCACCGCTGATGCTCCGGGGCACAAGATGGTCGGAGACATTACCTATGTCTCGACCTGGGAAGGGTGGCTTTATCTGGCGACCGTGCTCGATTGCCACACCAAAGCTGTGATCGGGTGGGCCATGGACGACAATTACAAAACCCCGCTGATCGAAGCCGCGATCGACATGGCGGTGCGGAATCACGATCTTGTCGACGGCGCAATCTTTCACTCCGACCGGGGCAGCAACTACACTTCCGCCCAGTTCGCCGCGACTTTGAAGAACAATAATCTTCGCCAATCAGTCGGGCGGACCGGTATCTGTTACGACAATGCGATGGCCGAATCGTTCTTCGGCGCTCTCAAGAACGAGCGTACCCACCGAACCGAGTACCCGACCCGCGACCATGCACGCCGCGATATCGCCCGCTACATCGAATTGCGCTACAATACTAAACGCCGTCACTCAGGGCTCGGCTACCGGACCCCACAGCAAGCCCACGACGACTACCTGGAAACACAATCCGCCGCCTGA
- a CDS encoding Pr6Pr family membrane protein: protein MTTATSARPTSVAALRWAHAAIALVILGALVIQLTLLFTGGADANSGQTGEAVSIGVRPWRLFSYFTIESNLIVLAACVALVLRPDRDGHVWKVARLDSLLGIVITGLVFAIVLAPQVHLTGATMVATIGFHYVSPWPTLLAWLVFGPRPRMTWRTVAAAFIWPSERPRAQDATASPVLTGCGAGHPVGAVTQATTHSCQQSGRCPAQPHKSNRIDRSTT from the coding sequence ATGACTACAGCGACCTCTGCCAGGCCAACCTCTGTGGCCGCCCTGCGGTGGGCGCACGCCGCGATCGCGCTGGTGATCCTCGGCGCACTGGTCATTCAACTGACGCTGCTGTTCACCGGCGGCGCGGACGCCAACTCCGGCCAGACCGGCGAAGCGGTGAGCATAGGCGTGCGGCCGTGGCGGTTGTTCAGCTACTTCACCATCGAGAGCAACCTGATCGTACTGGCGGCGTGCGTGGCCCTCGTGCTGCGGCCGGACCGCGATGGGCACGTGTGGAAAGTGGCCCGGCTCGACTCGCTGCTCGGCATCGTGATCACCGGCCTGGTCTTCGCCATCGTGCTGGCCCCGCAGGTACACCTGACTGGTGCCACGATGGTCGCGACCATCGGCTTCCACTACGTCTCGCCATGGCCCACGTTGCTGGCCTGGCTCGTCTTCGGACCGCGGCCGCGGATGACTTGGCGCACAGTCGCCGCGGCCTTCATCTGGCCCTCTGAGCGTCCTCGAGCACAAGACGCCACAGCCTCGCCAGTCCTGACAGGATGTGGCGCAGGTCACCCGGTCGGTGCTGTGACTCAGGCCACAACTCATTCCTGTCAGCAATCGGGGCGCTGTCCCGCTCAACCCCACAAGAGCAACCGAATCGACAGGAGCACCACATGA
- a CDS encoding phosphotransferase produces the protein MSPRAGVVDPGRLARWCIKHLGSPPADEIFRAGHLSTVTGLRLADDREVVVKVRPDSPRIAACVEVQRRMFQAGYPCPRPLTGPTPFGSDVATAEVYVPGGATLPSADHAAVAFAEAFERLIRLAPRPGEVSTLDPAPSWAAWNHAGDGLWPRPEDLDVDLNEVAGAEWIDDAGRRARDRLRVGDSEAVIGHCDWLAGNLRWSGDGLLVVHDWDSVTAAGEAVLVGFAAALYSTVSADELATVEDTERFLVAYCHARGREFSAGELQQSWAAGVWTRAYDAKYQHAVGQPVTSLSENEARQRLRRTGTGARRP, from the coding sequence ATGTCGCCTCGCGCCGGTGTCGTCGATCCTGGCCGCCTTGCCCGGTGGTGCATCAAGCATCTGGGCAGCCCGCCAGCCGACGAGATATTCAGAGCCGGGCACCTGTCTACCGTCACAGGACTCCGGCTGGCTGACGACCGTGAGGTCGTGGTCAAAGTCCGTCCGGACTCGCCGCGGATCGCGGCATGCGTCGAAGTCCAGCGACGCATGTTCCAGGCCGGTTACCCGTGCCCGAGGCCGCTCACCGGCCCCACACCTTTCGGCAGCGACGTCGCAACCGCGGAGGTCTACGTCCCCGGCGGTGCCACGCTCCCGAGCGCGGACCACGCGGCCGTGGCCTTCGCTGAGGCGTTCGAACGGCTGATCCGGCTAGCTCCCCGGCCGGGCGAGGTGTCCACGCTCGACCCGGCACCGTCGTGGGCAGCCTGGAACCACGCCGGGGACGGACTGTGGCCGCGTCCGGAGGACCTTGATGTGGACCTCAACGAGGTGGCCGGCGCGGAGTGGATCGACGATGCCGGGCGCCGTGCCCGGGACCGGCTGCGAGTCGGTGATTCCGAAGCCGTGATCGGCCACTGCGACTGGCTTGCGGGCAATCTGCGCTGGAGCGGAGACGGGCTGCTGGTGGTGCATGACTGGGACAGCGTGACCGCCGCCGGCGAAGCCGTCCTGGTCGGCTTTGCTGCCGCGCTGTATTCGACCGTCAGCGCGGACGAACTGGCCACCGTCGAGGACACTGAGCGGTTCCTCGTCGCGTATTGCCATGCGCGTGGCCGGGAGTTCAGCGCCGGCGAGCTTCAACAGTCGTGGGCGGCTGGCGTCTGGACCAGGGCCTACGACGCCAAGTATCAGCACGCGGTCGGGCAGCCCGTCACCTCACTGTCGGAGAATGAGGCCCGCCAACGCCTCCGTCGTACCGGCACGGGCGCGCGAAGGCCATAA
- a CDS encoding GAF and ANTAR domain-containing protein codes for MPGDHSSAQSFGRLAAELHELDNVEATVEHVIQFALQAAWCNCASVVLIAKSRRPQILTLTELYQSQIDAAAEPLLTVIHDEAALLITDVKTETRWPAQWRGGLLAAGIGSAIHLPLLVAGRAQAVLSLYSEQPHGFDNDDVAVAHILARHASVAISSARHRASMDQAVDARRAIGQAIGILQERYNLDTDQAFEVLKRYSQDINRKLRVIADELIATRHLPQRH; via the coding sequence ATGCCCGGGGACCACTCCTCAGCGCAGTCATTCGGTCGGCTGGCCGCTGAACTGCACGAACTCGACAACGTCGAGGCGACCGTCGAGCACGTGATCCAGTTCGCGCTGCAGGCGGCCTGGTGCAACTGCGCCTCGGTCGTCTTGATCGCCAAGAGCCGGCGACCACAGATCCTCACGCTCACCGAGCTGTACCAAAGCCAGATCGACGCCGCCGCCGAGCCGCTGCTCACCGTCATCCACGACGAAGCAGCCCTGCTGATCACCGACGTGAAGACCGAGACCCGGTGGCCTGCGCAATGGCGCGGCGGCCTGCTCGCGGCCGGGATCGGCAGCGCGATCCACCTGCCTTTGCTGGTAGCCGGCCGAGCTCAGGCGGTGCTCAGCCTCTACAGCGAGCAGCCGCACGGGTTCGACAACGACGATGTCGCGGTGGCGCACATCCTGGCCCGGCACGCCTCGGTCGCGATCTCATCTGCCCGGCACCGGGCCTCGATGGACCAGGCCGTCGATGCCCGCCGAGCGATCGGGCAAGCGATCGGGATCCTGCAGGAACGCTACAACCTGGACACCGACCAGGCCTTCGAGGTGTTGAAACGCTACTCCCAAGACATCAACCGCAAATTGCGTGTCATCGCCGACGAGCTGATCGCGACCCGCCACCTTCCACAACGACACTAA